The following are encoded together in the Mesotoga sp. UBA6090 genome:
- a CDS encoding SprT-like domain-containing protein translates to MTSADRDLSTRARELSLRAFGVFPDIPFSFNSRLKRVLGRLVYSKSRGTLTPLRIEISSSISCNEELLKRTLLHELSHFYLMKNDRDFSHSSPEFQKLSEELGFDIVAEYEGLPVHRWVCSACKKTVALSFNRREKKGLSSCCKAPIELQEK, encoded by the coding sequence ATGACTTCCGCCGACAGAGATCTTTCCACGAGAGCGAGAGAGCTTTCTCTGAGGGCATTCGGTGTCTTTCCGGATATACCCTTTTCCTTCAACTCAAGGCTGAAGAGGGTCCTTGGCAGACTTGTCTACTCGAAAAGCCGTGGAACGCTTACTCCTCTCAGAATAGAGATCTCTTCTTCGATATCCTGTAACGAGGAGCTTCTCAAGAGAACCTTGCTTCACGAGCTTTCTCACTTCTACTTAATGAAGAATGACAGAGATTTCTCGCATAGCTCGCCGGAATTCCAGAAGCTGTCCGAAGAACTGGGATTCGATATCGTAGCCGAGTACGAGGGACTTCCGGTACACAGATGGGTATGTTCTGCATGCAAAAAGACTGTGGCCCTTTCCTTCAACCGCAGAGAAAAAAAGGGTCTATCTTCCTGCTGTAAAGCCCCGATAGAACTTCAGGAAAAATAA
- a CDS encoding DNA polymerase Y family protein, protein MIVLKGIPYVSHIDMDAFFASIEQAANPTLKGKPIAVTGIGKRHSVVTSASYEAKRLGVKSGMAFFEALKLCPDLIAVGVQSKKYGYISKEIMKMMTSVSPRVMVASVDEAYIDLSFHTKLEESINRFISFKRDLKERFGITASVGISVNPIISKIASDYSKPNGFVVVKDGMEREFLNEIPVKDVPGIGKHTLIKLESMGYKMTGELLEGLEKSPMDLYTMFGNAFMGFLQSLTKKRFSRNEFFKEERPKSVGHSMTLSGDISDFDLIVRVTNFLAARVIYRMGRYKVEGSGVSFFFRYTDRSSKTISKKLNFTISSIKDMTEITPWLISSIWNGTAVRAIGISCWALKEKKNQRQLSLFEKEKELLETVLQIENKFGEYAIFPGNILFLPEIRKLEKPSDLHYQGFCRREVSC, encoded by the coding sequence GTGATTGTCTTGAAAGGAATTCCTTACGTATCTCACATAGACATGGACGCATTTTTTGCAAGTATAGAACAGGCGGCCAATCCGACTCTGAAAGGCAAACCGATCGCAGTGACCGGAATTGGAAAGCGGCATTCCGTTGTGACTTCGGCGAGTTATGAGGCAAAGAGACTGGGCGTGAAGTCGGGTATGGCCTTTTTTGAAGCCCTGAAGCTGTGTCCCGATCTTATAGCCGTGGGAGTGCAGTCAAAGAAGTACGGCTATATATCGAAAGAGATAATGAAGATGATGACCTCTGTATCGCCCAGAGTTATGGTTGCGAGTGTAGACGAGGCTTACATAGATCTCAGCTTTCACACTAAACTGGAGGAATCGATTAACAGATTCATTTCCTTTAAGAGAGATTTGAAGGAGAGATTCGGAATAACCGCCTCGGTTGGAATCTCGGTAAACCCGATCATATCTAAAATCGCCAGCGATTACTCCAAGCCAAACGGATTCGTAGTGGTTAAAGACGGCATGGAAAGAGAATTCTTGAATGAGATACCTGTTAAGGATGTTCCGGGAATCGGGAAGCACACCTTGATAAAACTAGAATCTATGGGATACAAGATGACAGGGGAGCTTTTGGAAGGTTTGGAGAAGTCTCCCATGGATCTTTACACAATGTTCGGAAATGCCTTCATGGGCTTTCTGCAGAGTCTCACAAAAAAAAGATTCTCCAGGAATGAGTTCTTCAAAGAAGAGAGACCGAAATCCGTGGGCCATTCTATGACGCTCTCGGGTGATATAAGCGATTTCGATCTTATAGTGAGAGTAACAAACTTTCTGGCTGCCAGGGTAATCTACAGGATGGGAAGATACAAAGTGGAAGGTTCCGGCGTCAGTTTCTTCTTCAGATACACGGACAGAAGTTCCAAAACCATTTCAAAGAAGCTGAACTTCACAATTTCCTCGATCAAAGATATGACGGAGATTACCCCGTGGCTGATCAGCTCAATCTGGAACGGAACGGCCGTCAGGGCGATTGGAATCTCATGCTGGGCTCTTAAAGAAAAGAAAAATCAAAGGCAGCTCTCTCTGTTCGAAAAAGAAAAGGAACTGCTGGAAACCGTGCTCCAAATAGAAAATAAATTCGGAGAATACGCCATATTTCCGGGGAATATATTATTCCTCCCCGAGATCAGAAAGCTTGAGAAACCTTCTGATCTCCATTACCAGGGCTTCTGCCGTCGCGAGGTTAGTTGCTAA
- a CDS encoding methylglyoxal synthase, producing MSEKPRVALIAHDKKKIDLIMFVREHVDVFRKCDLFATSTTGNILREKVKLELTSFKSGPLGGDLQIGALIANDEIDFVIFLRDPLTAQPHEPDVSALLRVCDVHNKPLATNLATAEALVMEIRRFLKLSDLGEE from the coding sequence ATGAGTGAAAAACCACGAGTAGCTTTGATAGCGCACGACAAGAAAAAGATAGATCTAATAATGTTCGTCAGAGAGCACGTCGATGTCTTCAGAAAGTGCGACCTTTTTGCGACCAGCACTACGGGCAATATCCTCAGGGAAAAGGTCAAATTGGAGCTCACTTCATTCAAGTCCGGTCCGCTGGGTGGCGATCTCCAGATAGGCGCTCTCATCGCCAATGATGAGATCGATTTTGTCATCTTTTTAAGAGATCCGCTCACCGCCCAGCCCCATGAGCCCGATGTGAGCGCCCTTCTAAGAGTGTGTGATGTTCATAACAAACCGTTAGCAACTAACCTCGCGACGGCAGAAGCCCTGGTAATGGAGATCAGAAGGTTTCTCAAGCTTTCTGATCTCGGGGAGGAATAA